The following proteins are co-located in the Doryrhamphus excisus isolate RoL2022-K1 chromosome 3, RoL_Dexc_1.0, whole genome shotgun sequence genome:
- the ptger4c gene encoding prostaglandin E receptor 4 (subtype EP4) c, whose amino-acid sequence MMINDTIALDTNGSEPHLPLGHNHSVFPTLRLESKSLATSATMFGVGVLGNLIAIMVLCISKKEQKETTFYTLVCGMAITDLLGTCFTSPVVIATYVANRWPGGALLCHFFSFSMLFFGSAGMTILCAMAVERYLAINHAYLYSQHIDRSMARFALLAAYLANIVLCIMPSFGFGRHVRHFPGTWCFLDWRAMDPVGACYSFLYGGVMLLLIAVTVLCNLAVCRSLVGMNQRTGIVRAEVCDQGGSRRRFPRLQSVTSAAEIQMFWLLVFMTIVFLVCSIPLVVRIFVNQLYDPAYISAGGNPDYRSDLLAIRFASFNPILDPWVYILCRKNLLVKGCRRLKMAVTRVKESGGDNIGWIGDQDSPPSLNTNDTSYASLRRKDTEQRAAVTNAPSFTDFAMRHAWDYDVARVNFHPFSVEPTTVQGGEDEVAADPNQGASSVKASPAHAPSTHIRRGEMVTCTFGTPSSGQSLKYL is encoded by the exons ATGATGATCAACGACACCATCGCGTTGGACACAAACGGTTCCGAGCCGCACCTCCCCCTGGGTCACAACCACAGCGTGTTCCCCACGCTGAGGCTGGAGTCCAAGTCTCTGGCCACCTCAGCCACTATGTTCGGCGTGGGCGTCCTGGGCAACCTCATCGCCATCATGGTGCTGTGCATCTCCAAGAAGGAGCAGAAGGAGACCACTTTCTACACGCTGGTGTGCGGCATGGCCATCACGGACCTTCTGGGCACATGCTTCACCAGCCCGGTGGTGATAGCCACTTACGTGGCGAACCGCTGGCCCGGTGGAGCTCTGCTATGTcacttcttctccttctccatgCTCTTCTTCGGCTCTGCCGGCATGACCATCCTGTGCGCCATGGCGGTGGAGAGGTACCTGGCTATCAACCATGCCTACCTCTACTCCCAGCACATAGACAGATCCATGGCTCGCTTCGCGCTTCTCGCGGCTTACTTGGCCAACATCGTCCTGTGCATCATGCCCAGTTTCGGCTTCGGTCGGCACGTCAGGCACTTTCCGGGAACTTGGTGCTTCCTGGACTGGAGGGCGATGGATCCGGTTGGCGCTTGCTACTCCTTCCTCTACGGCGGGGTGATGCTCCTGCTCATCGCCGTGACCGTGCTGTGCAACTTGGCCGTGTGCAGGTCTCTGGTGGGGATGAACCAGAGGACCGGGATCGTCCGGGCCGAGGTGTGCGACCAGGGGGGGTCACGGCGCCGCTTCCCGCGACTGCAGTCGGTTACATCTGCGGCAGAGATCCAAATGTTCTGGCTTCTGGTTTTCATGACCATCGTTTTCCTGGTGTGCTCCATCCCTCTAGTG GTGAGAATATTTGTGAACCAGCTTTACGACCCTGCTTATATTTCTGCCGGAGGGAATCCTGACTACCGTAGCGACCTGTTGGCCATCCGCTTCGCCTCCTTCAACCCAATTCTGGACCCATGGGTGTACATTCTGTGCAGGAAGAACCTACTCGTGAAGGGCTGTAGGAGGCTGAAAATGGCAGTGACTCGAGTGAAAGAAAGTGGAGGTGACAATATAGGCTGGATCGGGGATCAGGACTCCCCGCCGTCTTTAAATACGAACGACACCAGCTACGCGTCATTACGCAGGAAAGACACGGAACAGCGAGCGGCCGTCACGAACGCTCCGTCTTTCACGGACTTCGCAATGAGACATGCGTGGGACTACGACGTAGCTCGTGTCAACTTCCACCCGTTCAGCGTCGAACCCACCACCGTTCAAGGAGGCGAGGACGAAGTAGCAGCTGACCCAAATCAGGGGGCGTCATCAGTGAAGGCGTCACCAGCCCATGCCCCTTCGACACACATCAGAAGAGGCGAGATGGTCACATGCACATTCGGTACCCCCAGCTCGGGTCAGTCACTAAAATACCTCTAA